The following coding sequences are from one Culex quinquefasciatus strain JHB chromosome 1, VPISU_Cqui_1.0_pri_paternal, whole genome shotgun sequence window:
- the LOC6048479 gene encoding uncharacterized protein LOC6048479, with protein MAGQKFFSGLTDAMINRASAERPDRQKSNFFWPDEYLQEPQDAFRTSSGSGASSRRPSTTSSSATATPKECPSPLGGSTEVLKQRHRGNARSNIEFYDDCDSSFSALAREKQRTKLGIEKFLREQDDDVSEVAKARRQNTLKSNFQFYDVEEAPRTPSRQQNTNGHHHPVATTPDYPEDPRFSPVNGAPHQSFRRQQSSPAASEYHYSARYTGSYDDYEDFDRFSCRSNDYGFSPPGTPHSGGEIPEHKRNSQRHLRSSFAFSNGATIAEDDCSSNGSGRKPVSVREAAATQRVGVGLPDL; from the coding sequence ATGGCTGGACAAAAGTTTTTCAGCGGGTTGACCGACGCCATGATCAACCGGGCGTCGGCGGAACGTCCGGATCGTCAAAAGTCCAACTTTTTCTGGCCGGACGAGTACCTGCAGGAACCGCAGGACGCGTTCCGGACTAGCAGTGGCAGCGGTGCCAGCAGCAGGAGACCGTCGACGACCTCGTCGTCCGCGACCGCTACGCCGAAGGAGTGCCCGAGTCCGCTCGGGGGCAGCACCGAAGTTCTGAAGCAACGACACCGCGGTAACGCCCGGTCAAACATCGAGTTCTACGACGACTGCGACTCGTCGTTTTCGGCGCTGGCACGGGAAAAACAGCGCACCAAGCTGGGCATCGAGAAGTTCCTCCGCGAGCAGGACGACGACGTCAGTGAAGTGGCCAAGGCCCGGCGCCAGAACACCCTAAAGTCAAACTTTCAGTTCTACGACGTCGAGGAAGCGCCGCGAACCCCAAGCCGACAGCAAAACACGAACGGACATCACCACCCGGTGGCGACCACCCCCGATTACCCGGAAGACCCCAGATTCAGTCCCGTAAACGGCGCCCCCCATCAATCGTTCCGCCGTCAGCAGTCCTCACCGGCGGCCTCCGAGTACCACTACTCGGCCCGGTACACCGGCAGTTACGACGACTACGAGGACTTTGACCGGTTCAGCTGCCGGTCCAACGACTACGGATTCAGTCCGCCCGGAACGCCGCACTCCGGTGGGGAGATTCCCGAGCACAAGCGCAACTCCCAGCGCCATCTGCGGTCGAGCTTTGCCTTTTCCAACGGGGCGACGATCGCCGAGGACGACTGCTCGAGCAACGGAAGCGGCCGGAAGCCGGTCAGCGTGCGGGAAGCGGCTGCGACGCAACGCGTGGGCGTCGGACTGCCGGATTTGTAG